In Tubulanus polymorphus chromosome 8, tnTubPoly1.2, whole genome shotgun sequence, one genomic interval encodes:
- the LOC141909937 gene encoding phosphatidylinositol 4,5-bisphosphate 5-phosphatase A-like — protein MGICQTKTKNVAKGSGQQTLKIHACSWNVAEEKPVDNLTEWLGLDRGAKHEPAVIVVGLQEVGDQAAWEETLLNVLTERGYARAKHRSMAWLYTAVFVKQRHLAFATNFESETTKIDYGGPLSNKGAVSVRFNFYGVNAIFVNAHFTAHYKNTDDRIGDYGEIIDGQQFRDPSVKSILDHDYVVWFGDLNFRIDDLSKSDIERYIKRAELTTLRPHDQLNKARAEKLVFVGFQAGAIDFNPTYKFDKGTDTYDTSSKQRKPAWTDRILWKVVENKFNKVKSLSYRSHPGYKMSDHKPISGEFEITVIKNAPELPVIFTPISLPRSGTLASFEVSYRCDARRLETSTRDWLGLYRSDLKHADAYETWVWAETGTDDVSVTFTETENLSGKFVVAYFNRVKNCLVGYSNVFEIGPK, from the coding sequence ATGGGCATATGTCAGACGAAGACCAAGAACGTCGCGAAGGGAAGCGGCCAACAAACTTTGAAGATACACGCGTGCAGTTGGAACGTGGCTGAGGAGAAGCCGGTGGATAACCTGACCGAATGGCTCGGACTCGATCGCGGCGCGAAGCACGAACCGGCGGTGATCGTCGTCGGACTGCAAGAGGTCGGCGATCAAGCCGCATGGGAGGAGACGCTGTTGAACGTTTTGACGGAGCGCGGGTACGCGCGCGCCAAACACCGCAGCATGGCGTGGTTGTACACGGCCGTGTTTGTGAAACAACGCCACTTGGCGTTCGCGACGAACTTCGAATCGGAGACGACGAAAATCGACTACGGCGGCCCGCTGTCGAATAAAGGCGCGGTCAGCGTGCGGTTTAATTTCTACGGCGTGAACGCGATTTTCGTCAACGCGCACTTCACAGCACATTATAAAAATACAGACGATCGTATCGGCGACTACGGCGAAATCATCGATGGTCAGCAATTCCGCGATCCGTCCGTCAAATCGATACTCGATCACGACTACGTTGTCTGGTTCGGCGATTTGAATTTTCGAATCGACGATTTGAGCAAAAGCGACATCGAACGCTACATCAAACGTGCGGAACTAACCACGCTGAGACCGCACGACCAGTTGAACAAGGCGCGTGCTGAGAAACTCGTGTTCGTCGGATTCCAAGCAGGCGCGATCGATTTCAACCCGACGTATAAGTTCGACAAGGGCACCGATACGTACGACACGAGCTCGAAGCAGCGTAAACCGGCGTGGACCGATCGGATCCTGTGGAAGGTCGTCGAGAACAAGTTCAACAAGGTGAAATCATTGTCGTACCGTTCGCATCCCGGTTACAAGATGAGTGATCACAAACCGATCAGCGGCGAATTCGAGATTACGGTGATAAAAAACGCACCAGAATTACCGGTGATATTCACACCCATTTCGTTGCCGCGCAGCGGTACCCTGGCGTCGTTCGAGGTGTCGTACCGTTGCGACGCTCGGCGCTTGGAGACGTCGACACGCGATTGGTTGGGGCTGTATCGTAGCGATTTGAAACACGCCGACGCCTACGAGACGTGGGTTTGGGCGGAGACGGGAACCGACGACGTTTCGGTGACGTTTACTGAAACGGAAAATCTTTCCGGCAAATTTGTGGTCGCGTATTTCAACCGCGTGAAAAACTGTCTGGTCGGCTACAGCAACGTTTTCGAAATTGGACcaaaataa
- the LOC141909780 gene encoding inositol polyphosphate 5-phosphatase K-like, protein MAAKPAKKVVAADGLVLRIHACSWNVAEEKPDDDLTEWLGLDCDVRFEPAVLVVGLQEVDHQDQWEEKILKLLTQRGYTRVKQRSLAWLYTAAYVQQRHLAKVTNVESEATKTGFAGMIPNKGAVSVRFDFYGVNLIFVNSHFTAHHPNTNERIADYDDILDGQKFRDADVDSILDHDYVFWFGDLNFRIDELSKSDIERAVDDGDLGALRAHDQLNKARAEELIFVDFEEGATEFHPTYKYDKGTDVYDTSAKQRKPAWTDRILWMVHEDAFDDVALGAKLLWYGAYPEYKTSDHKPIGAKFDIVVMNNAPELPVKFAPIASPIGTRPMVSVAASYHCAGELSVSSWDWLGLYRRGFKHVDDYETWAYGASGGGADAKKRDDVPVTFTDTEKLSGEFVVAYFNRKKNCLVGYSNVFEIQSE, encoded by the coding sequence ATGGCTGCCAAGCCGGCGAAGAAGGTCGTCGCGGCGGATGGACTCGTTTTGCGAATTCACGCGTGCAGTTGGAACGTCGCCGAGGAGAAACCCGACGACGACCTGACCGAGTGGCTCGGCCTGGATTGCGACGTGAGATTCGAACCGGCCGTTTTGGTCGTCGGACTGCAAGAGGTCGATCACCAAGACCAATGGGAGgagaagattttgaaattgttgacGCAGCGCGGGTACACGCGCGTCAAACAACGCAGCCTGGCGTGGCTGTACACGGCCGCGTACGTGCAACAGCGCCACCTCGCGAAAGTCACGAACGTCGAATCGGAGGCGACGAAAACCGGATTCGCCGGCATGATTCCGAACAAGGGCGCCGTCAGCGTGCGATTCGATTTCTACGGCGTCAACCTGATATTCGTCAACTCGCACTTCACGGCGCACCACCCGAACACGAACGAACGCATCGCCGACTACGACGACATCCTCGACGGCCAGAAGTTCCGCGACGCGGACGTCGACTCGATCCTCGACCACGACTACGTCTTCTGGTTCGGCGATTTGAATTTCCGCATCGACGAACTGAGCAAAAGCGACATCGAACGCGCTGTCGACGACGGCGACCTCGGCGCGTTGCGCGCGCACGACCAGTTGAACAAGGCACGCGCCGAGGAGTTGATATTCGTCGATTTCGAAGAGGGCGCCACCGAGTTCCACCCGACGTATAAATACGACAAGGGCACCGACGTTTACGACACGAGCGCGAAGCAGCGCAAACCGGCGTGGACTGATCGGATACTGTGGATGGTACACGAAGACGCGTTCGACGACGTCGCGCTCGGCGCCAAGTTGCTCTGGTACGGCGCATACCCCGAGTACAAGACAAGTGATCACAAACCGATCGGCGCCAAATTCGACATCGTCGTCATGAACAACGCGCCCGAGTTACCGGTGAAATTCGCGCCAATCGCATCGCCGATCGGTACGCGTCCGATGGTGTCTGTCGCGGCGTCGTACCACTGCGCCGGTGAATTAAGCGTTTCGTCGTGGGATTGGTTGGGGTTGTATCGGCGCGGCTTTAAACACGTAGACGACTACGAGACTTGGGCGTACGGCGCGAGCGGTGGTGGCGCTGATGCCAAGAAACGCGATGACGTTCCGGTGACATTTACCGACACGGAGAAACTGAGCGGGGAATTTGTGGTCGCGTATTTCAACCGCAAGAAGAATTGTTTAGTTGGTTATAGCAATGTTTTCGAAATTCAGTCCGAATAA
- the LOC141909939 gene encoding phosphatidylinositol 4,5-bisphosphate 5-phosphatase A-like, which produces MGAKQTKNVAKGTAQQTLKIHTCSWNVANEKPVDNLTEWLGLDCGAKHEPAVIVVGLQEVGDQATWEETLLNVLTERGYARAKHRSMAWLYTAAFVKQRHLAFATNFESETMKIDYGGPLSNKGAVSVRFNFYGVNAIFVNAHFTAHHKNTDDRIGDYGEIVDGQKFRDPSVKLILDHDYVFWFGDLNFRIDDLSKSDIERYIKSKELKALRPHDQLNKARAEKLVFVGFQEGAINFNPTYKFDKGTDTYDTSSKQRKPAWTDRILWKVVENKFNKVKSLLYRSHPGYKTSDHKPISGEFEITAMKNAPELPVIFTPISLPRSGTLASFEVSYHCDARRLETSTRDWLGLYRSDLKHADAYETWVWAETGADDVSVTFTETENLSGKFRVAYFNRVKNCLVGYSNVFEIGPK; this is translated from the coding sequence ATGGGCGCAAAACAAACCAAGAACGTCGCGAAGGGAACCGCCCAACAAACTTTGAAGATACACACGTGCAGTTGGAACGTGGCCAATGAGAAGCCGGTGGATAACCTGACCGAATGGCTCGGACTCGATTGTGGCGCGAAGCACGAACCGGCGGTGATCGTCGTCGGACTGCAAGAGGTCGGCGATCAAGCCACATGGGAGGAGACGCTGTTGAACGTCTTGACCGAGCGCGGGTACGCGCGCGCCAAACACCGCAGCATGGCGTGGTTGTACACGGCCGCGTTTGTGAAACAACGCCACCTGGCGTTCGCGACGAACTTCGAATCGGAGACGATGAAAATCGACTACGGCGGCCCGCTGTCGAATAAAGGCGCGGTCAGCGTGCGGTTTAATTTCTACGGCGTGAACGCGATTTTTGTCAACGCACACTTCACGGCGCATCATAAAAATACGGATGATCGCATAGGCGACTACGGCGAAATCGTCGACGGTCAGAAATTCCGTGATCCGTCCGTCAAATTGATACTCGATCACGACTATGTTTTCTGGTTCGGCGATTTGAATTTTCGAATCGATGATTTGAGCAAAAGCGACATCGAACGTTACATCAAAAGCAAGGAACTGAAGGCGCTGAGACCGCACGACCAGTTGAACAAGGCGCGCGCCGAGAAACTTGTGTTCGTCGGATTCCAAGAGGGTGCAATTAATTTCAACCCGACGTATAAGTTCGACAAGGGCACCGACACGTACGACACGAGCTCGAAGCAGCGTAAACCGGCATGGACCGATCGGATCCTGTGGAAGGTCGTCGAGAACAAGTTCAACAAGGTGAAATCGTTGTTGTACCGTTCGCATCCCGGTTACAAGACGAGTGATCACAAACCGATCAGCGGCGAATTCGAGATTACCGCGATGAAAAACGCCCCCGAATTACCGGTGATATTCACACCCATTTCGTTGCCGCGCAGCGGTACCCTGGCGTCGTTCGAGGTGTCGTACCATTGCGACGCTCGGCGCTTGGAGACGTCGACGCGCGATTGGTTGGGGCTGTATCGTAGCGATTTGAAACACGCCGACGCCTACGAGACGTGGGTTTGGGCGGAGACGGGAGCCGACGACGTTTCGGTGACGTTTACCGAAACGGAGAATCTTTCCGGCAAATTTAGGGTCGCGTATTTCAACCGCGTGAAAAACTGTCTGGTGGGCTACAGCAACGTTTTCGAAATTGGACcgaaataa